One Onychostoma macrolepis isolate SWU-2019 chromosome 15, ASM1243209v1, whole genome shotgun sequence DNA segment encodes these proteins:
- the acsl3a gene encoding long-chain-fatty-acid--CoA ligase 3a isoform X2 — MRLKQDVSPVVVIIFRLVVWLYSLISYLPYLLLRLSDSQSFSECSRRVKAHSVSGHPSGPYRDVGALRTLATCLQPGVNTLDRVFESSVCRFPHFDCLGTRDLLSEEDETQEDGRVFKKVILGQYRWMSYDQVYKEVRAFGSGLAALGQKPLKNIAIFCETKAEWIIAAQACFMYNFPLVTLYSTLGGPAIAHGLNEAEVSHIITSKELLETKLKNILLDVPRLRHIIVVDDKLKSGSEYPRGISVHSMAAVKRLGAHPENASRQRRPPCASDVAVIMYTSGSTGVPKGVMISHSNIIAGITGMAERIPNLGEDDTYIGYLPLAHVLELSAEMVCLAHGCRIGYSSPQTLADQEIMDRIYKNVMLKVEEMSVFQRTLFLLAYNYKMEQLAMGYSTPLCDKLVFRKVRVLLGGRLRVLLSGGAPLSAATQRFMNICFCCPVGQGYGLTETCGAGTISQLWDYSTGRVGAPLVCCEFQLKDWIEGGYRSTDRPCPRGEILVGGPNVTMGYYKNKQKNSEDFFVDKKGQRWFCTGDIGEFHGDGCLKIIDRKKDLVKLQAGEYVSLGKVEAVLKNCPLVDNICAYANSDESYVIGFVVPNQKQLLALAERKRVRGLWEELCNNPVIEEEVLKVITETALTAQLERFEIPRKIRLSVEPWTPETGLVTDAFKLKRKELKTHYQNDIERMYGAK, encoded by the exons ATGAGGCTGAAGCAGGATGTGAGTCCAGTAGTGGTCATCATATTCAGGCTGGTGGTTTGGCTGTACTCTCTCATCTCTTACCTGCCGTACCTGTTGCTGAGATTGTCTGACTCGCAGTCGTTCTCCGAGTGCTCACGGAGGGTGAAGGCCCATTCTGTGAGCGGACACCCTTCGGGACCATACCGGGACGTCGGAGCGCTGAGGACGCTGGCCACATGCCTACAGCCCGGGGTGAACACACTCGACCGAGTGTTTGAATCGTCCGTATGCCGCTTTCCACACTTCGACTGCCTGGGAACCAGAGATCTGCTGAGTGAGGAAGATGAAACTCAGGAGGATGGAAGAGTCTTCAAGAAG GTGATTTTGGGACAGTATCGCTGGATGTCGTATGATCAGGTGTATAAAGAAGTGAGAGCTTTCGGCAGCGGGCTGGCTGCTCTAGGACAGAAACCTCTGAAAAACATCGCCATCTTCTGCGAGACAAAAGCGGAGTGGATAATAGCAGCGCAGGCCTGTTTCATGTACAACTTCCCAT TGGTCACTCTTTACTCTACTCTGGGTGGTCCTGCTATTGCTCATGGACTCAATGAAGCTGAAGTTTCTCACATCATCACCAGCAAAGAACTTCTGGAAACCAAACTCAAG AATATTTTGCTAGACGTGCCAAGATTGCGACACATCATCGTTGTGGACGATAAACTCAAGAGTGGCTCTGAATACCCACGAGGCATCAGTGTCCACAGCATGGCGGCTGTGAAGAGGCTGGGGGCCCATCCTGAGAATg CGTCAAGGCAGAGACGGCCTCCGTGTGCGTCTGATGTGGCTGTGATCATGTACACCAGCGGGTCCACCGGCGTGCCAAAAGGAGTCATGATCTCTCACAGTAATATTATTGCTGGAATCACCGGCATGGCCGAGAGGATTCCCAACCTCGG tgaGGATGACACATACATTGGCTACCTTCCACTAGCTCACGTGTTGGAGTTGAGCGCTGAGATGGTGTGTTTGGCTCACGGCTGCAGAATCGGCTACTCTTCACCACAAACACTCGCAGACCAG GAGATAATGGATCGGATCTACAAGAATGTGATGCTGAAAGTGGAGGAAATGAGTGTTTTTCAGAGGACTCTCTTTCTGTTGGCCTACAACTATAAGATGGAGCAGCTTGCGATGGGATACAGCACACCACTGTGTGACAA ACTAGTCTTCCGGAAGGTTCGGGTGTTGTTAGGTGGCCGTTTGCGGGTGTTGTTGTCTGGCGGAGCACCTCTGTCTGCCGCGACCCAGCGGTTCATGAACATCTGCTTCTGCTGTCCTGTCGGTCAAGGCTATGGCCTCACAGAGACCTGTGGCGCTGGGACCATCAGCCAGC tttggGATTACAGTACAGGACGAGTTGGCGCTCCGCTGGTTTGCTGTGAATTTCAGCTGAAGGACTGGATAGAGG GTGGATATCGCAGTACAGACCGGCCCTGTCCGCGAGGGGAGATTCTGGTCGGCGGGCCCAACGTAACCATGGGTTACTAcaagaacaaacagaaaaacagtgAGGACTTCTTCGTGGATAAGAAAGGCCAGCGGTGGTTCTGCACCGGAGACATCGGCGAGTTTCATGGAGACGGCTGTCTGAAGATTATTG ACCGTAAAAAAGACCTGGTGAAGCTTCAAGCGGGAGAATACGTGTCTCTGGGAAAAGTGGAGGCCGTTTTGAAAAACTGCCCACTTGTTGACAACATCTGTGCCTATGCCAACAG TGACGAGTCTTACGTGATAGGCTTTGTGGTGCCCAATCAGAAGCAGCTGCTGGCGCTGGCTGAGAGGAAGCGTGTCAGAGGTTTGTGGGAGGAGCTCTGTAACAACCCCGTCATCGAGGAGGAGGTGCTTAAAGTCATCACAGAAACGGCACTGACGG CCCAGTTAGAAAGATTCGAGATCCCACGGAAGATCCGCCTGAGTGTTGAGCCCTGGACCCCAGAGACCGGCCTGGTTACAGATGCTTTTAAACTCAAACGAAAGGAGCTCAAAACTCACTACCAGAACGACATTGAGAGGATGTATGGTGCCAAATAG
- the acsl3a gene encoding long-chain-fatty-acid--CoA ligase 3a isoform X1, which yields MRLKQDVSPVVVIIFRLVVWLYSLISYLPYLLLRLSDSQSFSECSRRVKAHSVSGHPSGPYRDVGALRTLATCLQPGVNTLDRVFESSVCRFPHFDCLGTRDLLSEEDETQEDGRVFKKVILGQYRWMSYDQVYKEVRAFGSGLAALGQKPLKNIAIFCETKAEWIIAAQACFMYNFPLVTLYSTLGGPAIAHGLNEAEVSHIITSKELLETKLKNILLDVPRLRHIIVVDDKLKSGSEYPRGISVHSMAAVKRLGAHPENASRQRRPPCASDVAVIMYTSGSTGVPKGVMISHSNIIAGITGMAERIPNLGEDDTYIGYLPLAHVLELSAEMVCLAHGCRIGYSSPQTLADQSTKIKKGSKGDISVLRPTLMAAVPEIMDRIYKNVMLKVEEMSVFQRTLFLLAYNYKMEQLAMGYSTPLCDKLVFRKVRVLLGGRLRVLLSGGAPLSAATQRFMNICFCCPVGQGYGLTETCGAGTISQLWDYSTGRVGAPLVCCEFQLKDWIEGGYRSTDRPCPRGEILVGGPNVTMGYYKNKQKNSEDFFVDKKGQRWFCTGDIGEFHGDGCLKIIDRKKDLVKLQAGEYVSLGKVEAVLKNCPLVDNICAYANSDESYVIGFVVPNQKQLLALAERKRVRGLWEELCNNPVIEEEVLKVITETALTAQLERFEIPRKIRLSVEPWTPETGLVTDAFKLKRKELKTHYQNDIERMYGAK from the exons ATGAGGCTGAAGCAGGATGTGAGTCCAGTAGTGGTCATCATATTCAGGCTGGTGGTTTGGCTGTACTCTCTCATCTCTTACCTGCCGTACCTGTTGCTGAGATTGTCTGACTCGCAGTCGTTCTCCGAGTGCTCACGGAGGGTGAAGGCCCATTCTGTGAGCGGACACCCTTCGGGACCATACCGGGACGTCGGAGCGCTGAGGACGCTGGCCACATGCCTACAGCCCGGGGTGAACACACTCGACCGAGTGTTTGAATCGTCCGTATGCCGCTTTCCACACTTCGACTGCCTGGGAACCAGAGATCTGCTGAGTGAGGAAGATGAAACTCAGGAGGATGGAAGAGTCTTCAAGAAG GTGATTTTGGGACAGTATCGCTGGATGTCGTATGATCAGGTGTATAAAGAAGTGAGAGCTTTCGGCAGCGGGCTGGCTGCTCTAGGACAGAAACCTCTGAAAAACATCGCCATCTTCTGCGAGACAAAAGCGGAGTGGATAATAGCAGCGCAGGCCTGTTTCATGTACAACTTCCCAT TGGTCACTCTTTACTCTACTCTGGGTGGTCCTGCTATTGCTCATGGACTCAATGAAGCTGAAGTTTCTCACATCATCACCAGCAAAGAACTTCTGGAAACCAAACTCAAG AATATTTTGCTAGACGTGCCAAGATTGCGACACATCATCGTTGTGGACGATAAACTCAAGAGTGGCTCTGAATACCCACGAGGCATCAGTGTCCACAGCATGGCGGCTGTGAAGAGGCTGGGGGCCCATCCTGAGAATg CGTCAAGGCAGAGACGGCCTCCGTGTGCGTCTGATGTGGCTGTGATCATGTACACCAGCGGGTCCACCGGCGTGCCAAAAGGAGTCATGATCTCTCACAGTAATATTATTGCTGGAATCACCGGCATGGCCGAGAGGATTCCCAACCTCGG tgaGGATGACACATACATTGGCTACCTTCCACTAGCTCACGTGTTGGAGTTGAGCGCTGAGATGGTGTGTTTGGCTCACGGCTGCAGAATCGGCTACTCTTCACCACAAACACTCGCAGACCAG tCCACCAAGATAAAGAAGGGAAGCAAAGGAGACATTAGCGTCCTGCGGCCCACTTTAATGGCAGCAGTACCA GAGATAATGGATCGGATCTACAAGAATGTGATGCTGAAAGTGGAGGAAATGAGTGTTTTTCAGAGGACTCTCTTTCTGTTGGCCTACAACTATAAGATGGAGCAGCTTGCGATGGGATACAGCACACCACTGTGTGACAA ACTAGTCTTCCGGAAGGTTCGGGTGTTGTTAGGTGGCCGTTTGCGGGTGTTGTTGTCTGGCGGAGCACCTCTGTCTGCCGCGACCCAGCGGTTCATGAACATCTGCTTCTGCTGTCCTGTCGGTCAAGGCTATGGCCTCACAGAGACCTGTGGCGCTGGGACCATCAGCCAGC tttggGATTACAGTACAGGACGAGTTGGCGCTCCGCTGGTTTGCTGTGAATTTCAGCTGAAGGACTGGATAGAGG GTGGATATCGCAGTACAGACCGGCCCTGTCCGCGAGGGGAGATTCTGGTCGGCGGGCCCAACGTAACCATGGGTTACTAcaagaacaaacagaaaaacagtgAGGACTTCTTCGTGGATAAGAAAGGCCAGCGGTGGTTCTGCACCGGAGACATCGGCGAGTTTCATGGAGACGGCTGTCTGAAGATTATTG ACCGTAAAAAAGACCTGGTGAAGCTTCAAGCGGGAGAATACGTGTCTCTGGGAAAAGTGGAGGCCGTTTTGAAAAACTGCCCACTTGTTGACAACATCTGTGCCTATGCCAACAG TGACGAGTCTTACGTGATAGGCTTTGTGGTGCCCAATCAGAAGCAGCTGCTGGCGCTGGCTGAGAGGAAGCGTGTCAGAGGTTTGTGGGAGGAGCTCTGTAACAACCCCGTCATCGAGGAGGAGGTGCTTAAAGTCATCACAGAAACGGCACTGACGG CCCAGTTAGAAAGATTCGAGATCCCACGGAAGATCCGCCTGAGTGTTGAGCCCTGGACCCCAGAGACCGGCCTGGTTACAGATGCTTTTAAACTCAAACGAAAGGAGCTCAAAACTCACTACCAGAACGACATTGAGAGGATGTATGGTGCCAAATAG